One genomic window of Pocillopora verrucosa isolate sample1 chromosome 8, ASM3666991v2, whole genome shotgun sequence includes the following:
- the LOC131795423 gene encoding neuroglobin-like codes for MNSTPDLYQTIARLHLGKARKQSVSFTLREQKITQEAMESATGSNLTPSSKALSEDDKVLVRDTWREATKPEREAGQKLFKRIFQIAPEAQDYFSSSDLESDEFQGHITSVISTLDKALQNLDDLTPLLPTLERLGTIHANMGIKRQQLNVVKQALLFTLSQELRELFTDECRKAWEMTFDILADAMATGMVANSNDD; via the exons ATGAACTCGACCCCAGACCTCTATCAAACAATTGCCAGACTCCATCTAGGAAAGGCGCGTAAACAATCAGTCTCTTTTACCCTTAGAGAGCAGAAGATAACTCAAGAAGCTATGGAGAGCGCAACCGGCAGCAATCTGACTCCCTCGTCAAAAGCACTCAGTGAAGATGATAAAGTTCTTGTCAGGGACACGTGGAGGGAAGCGACAAAGCCAGAAAGAGAGGCCGgacaaaaattgttcaaaag gATATTTCAAATCGCTCCCGAAGCCCAGGACTATTTCTCCAGCTCCGACTTAGAGAGCGACGAATTCCAAGGTCATATCACGTCAGTTATCAGTACCTTAGATAAAGCTTTACAAAATCTAGACGACCTAACCCCTTTACTACCTACTCTGGAGAGACTAGGAACAATTCATGCCAACATGGGAATAAAAAGACAGCAGCTTAAC GTAGTGAAACAAGCATTGCTGTTCACACTTTCCCAAGAATTACGAGAGCTCTTCACTGATGAATGCCGCAAAGCCTGGGAGATGACATTCGACATTTTGGCGGATGCCATGGCGACAGGAATGGTTGCTAATAGTAACGATGACTAG
- the LOC131795468 gene encoding uncharacterized protein yields MASDDKRVSQVTCYDRYGFAVYDTSSEFAVDDCRTHEYRQHSDAESSKVRQFWTKMLSNWEENQLFSPKRVRRFIKQGVPDDMRGKIWNKMVGSQAIKAISLFDYQACLAEIRQLLVDLGVSEYGGTNCISRLGQIVGSLVDSNKENLIDSPNTVIMTRQWKRNLHKQISVFRQIMLDIDRSFPSHKMFIEGTSEGKEGRATLFRVLAVYAMYNPQVSYCQGMSYIAGMFLMNMDEEDSFWCLVSMFERPKYLAGYFNDSLGKIQRHASVFERLMQQRRTKLYKHLEMHGVSPLMYLTPWFMALFTSLPCWDAVLTIWDLLLLEGMSIIFQVALALLDVLSVEILPLTEIAQVLPILLRPSASLITREKLVAAIWKVKPIQRWEIDSIQAILDEEEAGCKANTTRGNKRSLNNQNEDDNRKRQRTFSNQSPQAPAEPSLFQRFVGFFSSNDESEAKFTTNDIEMTTFSVVSGQSPSVLTPSLCCSAAGALKTQHGKVSGVRKPVGQHKRHNRYNKVSRRRSNNGKDVLRRRHVVFQGSLGSPVRRSPRFAGQRTPVGTVAKVQSPNSLVRSSATNQHAFKQFNTPTPLRRSQVKPLFQHSPSTFESSPKTMTSPDLLMSPDLEMTSFECKEKRLDFT; encoded by the exons atgGCGAGTGATGACAAGCGTGTTTCGCAAGTAACTTGTTACGATCGCTACGGCTTTGCAGTGTATGATACAAGTTCTGAATTTGCAGTTGATGACTGTAGAACCCACGAATACAG ACAACATTCAGATGCTGAAAGTTCCAAAGTTAGACAATTTTGGACAAAGATGCTCTCAAACTGGGAGGAAAATCAGCTCTTTTCTCCTAAACGG GTTCGGCGCTTCATTAAGCAAGGTGTACCTGATGACATGAGAGGAAAGATTTGGAACAAAATGGTTGGAAGCCAAGCTATCAAGGCTATCTCTTTATTTGATTACCAG GCCTGCTTAGCGGAGATACGCCAACTTCTTGTCGACTTGGGAGTCAGTGAATATGGAGGGACAAACTGTATTTCAAGACTAGGGCAAATTGTTG GGTCACTGGTCGACAGCAACAAGGAAAATCTCATAGATAGCCCTAACACTGTCATCATGACAAGACAGTGGAAGAGGAATCTTCATAAGCAGATATCAGTTTTCAGACAAATCATGTTGGATATAG ACAGATCTTTCCCAAGTCATAAGATGTTCATAGAAGGGACAAGTGAAGGAAAAGAGGGAAGAGCAACTCTCTTTAGAGTTCTGGCAGTGTATGCAATGTATAATCCTCAAGTGTCATATTGCCAAG GCATGTCCTACATTGCAGGAATGTTTCTTATGAACATGGATGAGGAG GATTCCTTTTGGTGTTTGGTTTCTATGTTTGAGAGACCAAAGTACTTAGCCGGCTATTTTAATGATTCACTTGGAAA GATACAAAGACATGCATCAGTTTTTGAGAGACTAATGCAACAGAGACGAACCAAGCTATACAAACACCTG GAGATGCATGGTGTGTCGCCTCTCATGTACCTGACACCATGGTTCATGGCGTTGTTTACATCTCTCCCATGCTGGGATGCTGTGCTCACCATTTGGGATTTGCTTCTCTTGGAAG GCATGTCCATTATCTTCCAAGTTGCCCTTGCACTTCTGGACGTCTTGTCAG TTGAGATTCTTCCATTGACGGAAATAGCACAAGTTCTGCCGATATTACTGCGTCCTTCAGCAAGTTT GATCACTCGTGAAAAGCTGGTTGCCGCAATTTGGAAAGTGAAGCCAATTCAGAGATGGGAAATTGACTCAATTCAAGCTATACTTGATGAGGAAGAGGCTGGTTGCAAAG CAAATACAACAAGAGGTAACAAGAGAAGTTTGAACAATCAGAATGAGGACGACAACAGGAAAAGACAACGAACCTTCAGCAATCAATCCCCTCAAG CACCGGCTGAACCGTCCCTTTTCCAGCGCtttgttggatttttttcttcgaaCGATGAATCAGAGGCCAAATTTACTACTAACGACATCGAGATGACCACATTTTCAGTTGTCAGCGGGCAAAGTCCAAGTGTGCTCACGCCCTCGTTATGCTGTTCAGCAGCAGGAGCCTTGAAGACACAGCATGGAAAAG TGAGCGGTGTTAGGAAGCCCGTGGGTCAGCACAAACGTCATAATCGTTACAATAAGGTATCCCGCAGAAGATCTAATAATGGAAAAGATGTGCTTAGAAGACGTCACGTGGTTTTCCAAGGCAGTCTGGGGAGTCCTGTAAGGAGAAGTCCGCGCTTCGCGGGACAGCGAACCCCTGTGGGGACTGTG GCAAAGGTCCAGTCTCCCAACAGTCTGGTGCGAAG CTCTGCCACAAATCAACACGCCTTCAAGCAATTCAATACTCCTACCCCTCTCAGACGCTCTCAG GTTAAACCCCTTTTTCAACATTCCCCGTCAACTTTTGAATCATCTCCAAAGACCATGACGTCACCTGACCTCTTGATGTCACCGGATTTGGAAATGACGTCATTTGAATGTAAGGAGAAGAGACTTGACTTTACGTAG